The following is a genomic window from Solanum lycopersicum chromosome 6, SLM_r2.1.
cccgcCTACGTGCcactattattaataaaataagttcaaggggtaataggactttaatatagtataagtgtgtctctgagaggTTGAAGGGATAcgtgtgcattttcccttatttttttaaacttgttcTTTAAACTTAATGTTGTAATTAATTGATATTCGTATGAGATTTAATTATAATGAGTTAAGTTACTTTTACACCTTGTTTGCATAATAATATTGTgtacttttttttaagaaacataaaaaaaatatcaaattgcaAAGTTTTTTGCATTTCATTTGGAAAGAGAACATGAAGATTCTGGGAGACAAGATTCATACACAGAGACAAAAGATGCGACATgatatagatatttttttcttttcaaaataagtgACATTATACTTGAAAATCAGTAGGATAGTCTTTAGGATATTTGTGTATTGCATCTCTAATACATCTCTCTTGTTCTTGGAGATTAGGTGTCATTTTTTCATACACATCACTAAACAATTCTGTCAATGCAGGCTTCTCCATTCCTTCTGCTGTTTTAATTGCCTCTAATACCTGAAATAttcatttcaattttcacaacttttgattgataaatttaatgGTCTAATTTTTGTACCTGGTTCTTGACATGTGTGTAGAGTTCAGATTCTTGAACGTCACTCCACCAACCATTTCTTTGAATATGTTTTCTGAATAGGTTAATGGGGCATCTGGCCGTTTTCCAGTATTCTATTTCATTTGTTGGACGATACTTTGTGGAATCATCAGAAGTCGAATGGTGTCCTACTCGATACGTCATTGCCTGACATTTTTTCACCAAATATAAGGACAAGTACAAATTTGTTACCTTTGCATTTCAAAAATGTCAATAAAACTTTCACCTCAACTAGTATCGGTCTTTCCTCACTAATTGCCATAGTACGAGCTGCACGAACAGCATTATAAACTGCAATAACATCATTCCCATCGACGCGAATACTTCTGATTCCATAACCTAAACCCTTTGACACAATGCCATCACCTGACACAACAATATAGATGAATCACGTCAACGCGTCACACTAAAACTCtcataaaagaagaagaatgtgAAATTACTTCGGAATTGTTCGTGTACAGGAGTGCTTATGGCCCATCCGTTATTCCGGCATAGGAAGATAACAGGAGCTTCCAAAACAGCTGCAAAGTTCAATCCAGCATGAAAATCTCCCtgcattgtttttttttttttttttaatttgtgaaaTTACAAcgttaattatttcaaactgatcatttattaatgaatttaccTCACTAGTTGCACCTTCCCCTGTATAAGCAACAGCACAAGCACCAGTTTTATCCATTTTCAAAGAATAAGCCACACCAGCAGCCTGAGATATCTGAGTGCTGAATGTACAGGGGAAAAACAGAGTAATTATAAGTAGTACTTACCACATTATTATCGCGCGGCGATTTTTCtactaacaaaaatttaatatcttaCGCCAAAGGTGAAGATATGGTAATAACATTATGTTTATTAGAACCATAATGTACTGGCATTTGCCTCCCTTTCCCTTTATCATCCTTATTCCCAAAACATTGATTTGTGCATTCTTGCACCGTGAAGCCACGCCATAGTAACACCCCTGCCTCTCGATACTGCAATATAAGTTTCAAGTTTTTATACACTGACAGTATAAAATCAAACTATATACATGATTAATAAGTTCGATGATCGTTTACTTGAGGTAACACAAAGTCATGTGGAGATAAAGCAGCAGCAGAAGCAATGTTGATAGCTTCTTCACCAAAAGTGGTCATATAGAAAGAAATCCTCCCTTGCCTTTGTGCTTCATAAAGGTAAGTGTCCATTGTCTTCAAAGTAACCATAGCACTATACATGTTCACGGCAACTTCTTCCCCTaactaatttaataaaacaGTGTCAAATCGcggaaatttgaatttgaaatacaTATATACCACAATTATGATACGTACGATACATACCTGATCATGTATGGAGTTGGAAATTAGAGATCCATCGTCATTTAGAACTCGATAGCACGGTAATCTCTTCTCAGATGCTTCTGAAATAAACTTCATTTGTGATGTCAATGGGATTTTTCCACCTGGAAAATCCAAATCCTGCATTCATGTTCAATCAAATATCATATACAACTAAATTATAATCTATAGATCAAGACTTTAACCTTATATATAGAAACAATCTCCCTAAGTAtttgttttaagaaaatatcaGTAATAAAAAGAGttcatttgattaatttaacCTTATTTGTATCTTTAATATTTCACCAATAATTCAATCTACCTTCAATGTTTGTTTACtctattaatgtattttttccATCATTAGAATGTTTAAATGAAATTGTTTTCATGAATGCAGTTTATATACTTGGTAATTAGGATGTAATgcatatatcttattttattataatctctaaatttttctattatataaaagattttaaaaattccCTCTCGGATACAGCACTTCCTTCTTATTGATGCTCGAACCGGACCGCATCTCGATTTGCACATGGATAACCCTATCTTCGCGCATATTTCCTTGGTTGTCTGGGAGTTGAATCAGAAGCTATCCCTCTCGGATACCTCCCTCCCCTATGTATCCACATTTTATCACCTCTCGGATACATACCTTCCCTATGTATCCAAATCTCATGTCCGTCTTTGATACATTCCTCCTCTATCATATACATTTATCCCCTATGTATTCGGATGTCCTATCTCCTCTATGATACATCCCTTGGCTATGTATCTGGATGTCTACTGATGTATTCGGAAGTCCAATATTATatctaaaattcataaattctaaaagagatttttgtaattttaaaaagaatgaaaaaataaaataattagctattaacaatatgaatttatgtaaattatacattttaatACTATTTGCCTTAATAGTGGGCTAGATTGCGTTGACTTGGGCTAAACCTATTTTAACGACTCTCAATTCTTAAGGTTAGAGGTGAAAAAAAAGTTTGACATGTGAGAGAATCTCTTTgtgttaaatgatttattatttaaatagaaGAACATAAGATTTTCTAATACATTAATTCATATTTCCTgtgtataaattaaaaaaaaaaattattaaaaaataaactaaaatttgtaaaatttagGTAAGTGGTCGTAATTAATGTGATTGTTCTTTTTTGAAAGGGGTGGGGGATTTTGTGGTTGTTTTAATTAAGTTGGTCGTTCTTTGTTATGACGTGTGAAGGAATAAATGTAGCGGCTAATTGTTATGGAGGTGTTGGGTGCCTCATTAATACTAACTTTACGTGAAGCCATTTGACAACACAAAATTTTGGCAATATTtggtatataaatataaaaagtttataataaattaatattttttcattttttaatgaaaagattattaagataaaataacatagtataaaatatattattttatcattttaactaaattttctGGTCAAATTGCTTTTTCCTTTCAGATATTTCTATGACtcactaaattattttattaaatataataaatgaataaatcatatttaacaacagtaaagttatgaaataaaaagaaaaatatgtcaaataaatagaagaatagactaaaataaaaaagtattttctcCGTTCATATTTTACCCCTAccatttcaaatataaatttttacttctAATTTATTCAACGAATCATAgctaaaatatatcaattaatataaatattataataaaatattcatattaaataaaGTATATCATTCATTTTGCATGTACTGTTTggttcctttttttcttttttatcccTTGTGACTTGCTTTTGAAAGGTAGAAACACAATCTTTGGCATGTCATCGTATCACTTCAAACAAAAATAGTATGTAATTTGAAGTCATTCCTAAAGTAAAAATGTATGTAAATTACTAATGGTTTGAACAATGTTCATGCAAATTGAaatagatgaaattttttaagtaattaattattttttcattttaattcatatgatttttttgttttatattatttatttattttgtcctttacaaatatt
Proteins encoded in this region:
- the LOC778303 gene encoding 2-oxoisovalerate dehydrogenase subunit alpha, mitochondrial, which translates into the protein MATWFLRRLNNHGVMQKLSMAFSGKSTTAIGRRYFVSMEVGQKLDPYSCDDDYRENIDHQNQDLDFPGGKIPLTSQMKFISEASEKRLPCYRVLNDDGSLISNSIHDQLGEEVAVNMYSAMVTLKTMDTYLYEAQRQGRISFYMTTFGEEAINIASAAALSPHDFVLPQYREAGVLLWRGFTVQECTNQCFGNKDDKGKGRQMPVHYGSNKHNVITISSPLATQISQAAGVAYSLKMDKTGACAVAYTGEGATSEGDFHAGLNFAAVLEAPVIFLCRNNGWAISTPVHEQFRSDGIVSKGLGYGIRSIRVDGNDVIAVYNAVRAARTMAISEERPILVEAMTYRVGHHSTSDDSTKYRPTNEIEYWKTARCPINLFRKHIQRNGWWSDVQESELYTHVKNQVLEAIKTAEGMEKPALTELFSDVYEKMTPNLQEQERCIRDAIHKYPKDYPTDFQV
- the LOC778303 gene encoding 2-oxoisovalerate dehydrogenase subunit alpha, mitochondrial isoform X1; the encoded protein is MATWFLRRLNNHGVMQKLSMAFSGKSTTAIGRRYFVSMEVGQKLDPYSCDDDYRENIDHQNQDLDFPGGKIPLTSQMKFISEASEKRLPCYRVLNDDGSLISNSIHDQLGEEVAVNMYSAMVTLKTMDTYLYEAQRQGRISFYMTTFGEEAINIASAAALSPHDFVLPQYREAGVLLWRGFTVQECTNQCFGNKDDKGKGRQMPVHYGSNKHNVITISSPLATQISQAAGVAYSLKMDKTGACAVAYTGEGATSEGDFHAGLNFAAVLEAPVIFLCRNNGWAISTPVHEQFRSDGIVSKGLGYGIRSIRVDGNDVIAVYNAVRAARTMAISEERPILVEAMTYRVGHHSTSDDSTKYRPTNEIEYWKTARCPINLFRKHIQRNGWWSDVQESELYTHVKNQRQLKQQKEWRSLH
- the LOC778303 gene encoding 2-oxoisovalerate dehydrogenase subunit alpha, mitochondrial isoform X2, whose product is MATWFLRRLNNHGVMQKLSMAFSGKSTTAIGRRYFVSMEVGQKLDPYSCDDDYRENIDHQNQDLDFPGGKIPLTSQMKFISEASEKRLPCYRVLNDDGSLISNSIHDQLGEEVAVNMYSAMVTLKTMDTYLYEAQRQGRISFYMTTFGEEAINIASAAALSPHDFVLPQYREAGVLLWRGFTVQECTNQCFGNKDDKGKGRQMPVHYGSNKHNVITISSPLATQISQAAGVAYSLKMDKTGACAVAYTGEGATSEGDFHAGLNFAAVLEAPVIFLCRNNGWAISTPVHEQFRSDGIVSKGLGYGIRSIRVDGNDVIAVYNAVRAARTMAISEERPILVEAMTYRVGHHSTSDDSTKYRPTNEIEYWKTARCPINLFRKHIQRNGWWSDVQESELYTHVKNQL